In a genomic window of Helianthus annuus cultivar XRQ/B chromosome 10, HanXRQr2.0-SUNRISE, whole genome shotgun sequence:
- the LOC110886575 gene encoding uncharacterized protein LOC110886575 — translation MIFLLHFGKKVLPNKNIEDVEFWIGLVQKKLLLAFHRESVITGKQTFNDKTEEGALATLGIFAFLGRETRLFLSEMNIKDLDEQIKDFLSYLECGSLYICPEFSALPEYQLFIEVVIDEIGWLDFYAPLRSKFHHDGRRSRQQATQAEKEIILYTVLTVCYDVFSGYAHYSNSSQQPMDANLLSFLLRSQTLLSYCLEEYWAAYDKSGESMKFSESCVQSNKAMTNSSILLEKSVDLRKRINSQDGTTVRKGTNLSGIDPVKTETKPLYERIVRESTMKLVAASNDIWMGTRLLFIDVRNAFGLLLKQLSGNKITNRERGKIKRTLNDIATLVPITILMLIPVSAVGHAAMLAAIKKYIPSLIPSPYSSKRLNLVKQLERTKKMEAEPWASEDMVRARETSKENEEDKSFTVTTP, via the exons ATGATTTTTTTGTTGCATTTTGGCAAAAAGGTTTTGCCAAATAAGAACATTGAAGATGTGGAGTTTTGGATTGGGTTAGTCCAAAAAAAACTTTTGTTAGCGTTTCATAGAGAAAGTGTAATTACTGGAAAACAAACATTTAATGATAAG ACTGAAGAGGGTGCGTTAGCTACTCTTGGGATTTTTGCGTTTCTTGGAAGAGAGACAAGGTTGTTCTTATCAGAAATGAATATAAAGGATCTTGATGAGCAGATCAAAGACTTCCTCAG TTACTTGGAGTGTGGTAGCCTGTACATTTGTCCTGAATTTAGTGCCCTACCTGAGTATCAACTCTTCATCGAG GTGGTTATAGATGAAATCGGATGGCTCGATTTTTACGCACCACTTAGATCCAAATTCCATCATGATGGAAGAAGATCAAGGCAGCAAGCTACCCAGGCAGAAAAGGAAATAATTCTTTATACTGTTCTTACAGTTTGCTACGATGTTTTTTCGGGATACGCGCACTATAGCAATTCTTCCCAGCAGCCCATGGATGCAAATTTGCTTTCGTTTCTCCTCCGAAG TCAGACGTTATTATCTTATTGTCTCGAGGAGTATTGGGCTGCTTATGATAAATCAGG CGAATCAATGAAATTTTCAGAATCATGTGTTCAAAGTAATAAAGCGATGACAAACTCATCTATATTATTGGAAAAGTCAGTTGATTTGAGGAAAAGGATAAATAGTCAAGATGGAACTACTGTTAGGAAG GGCACTAATTTATCAGGAATTGACCCTGTAAAAACTGAAACAAAGCCCTTGTATGAACGCATAGTGCGGGAATCCACCATGAAGTTGGTGGCTGCTAGTAAT GACATTTGGATGGGCACTCGGTTACTATTTATAGATGTAAGGAATGCTTTTGGGCTCCTTCTGAAGCAATTGAGTGGCAACAAGATTACAAATAGGGAAAGAGGGAAGATAAAACGAACACTTAATGATATTGCCACTCTTGTTCCGATTACAATCCTAATGTTAATTCCT GTATCAGCTGTAGGCCATGCAGCAATGCTAGcagcaatcaagaagtacattccaTCATTG ATCCCTTCTCCGTATTCATCTAAACGGCTCAACTTGGTGAAACAACTAGAAAGAACAAAGAAGATGGAAGCTGAACCATGGGCCAGTGAAGATATGGTCCGGGCTAGAGAAACTAGTAAAGAAAACgaagaagataaaagctttacAGTGACAACACCGTAG